A DNA window from Amycolatopsis sp. DSM 110486 contains the following coding sequences:
- the argS gene encoding arginine--tRNA ligase gives MRKPEVSEELARRVVDALHRALDVDIAPADALITVSTRDGVDYQCNLAMSLGKRLGRPPREVAAAIVEHLEITDLAAPPEIAGPGFLNFVLRREWLESSVNALVSDPRLGVEPATEPRRIALDYSSPNVAKEMHVGHLRSSVIGDAIVRLLRFAGHEVLPHNHLGDWGTPFGMLIEHLLDEPPAGPSGIGDLNEFYQAARRKFDSDEAFATRSRERVVKLQSGDTETLATWQGLVDESTRHFNEVYHLLGITLTDEDIYGESFYNPYLAKVVDELEADGLTELSDGAVCVFPEGFHNREGDRLPLIVRKRDGGYGYAATDLATAKYWTSERGATDLLYVVGTPQAQHFAMLFAVCRAAGWLDGVHAEHIGFGSVLGADGKVMRTRAGETIKLADLLGEAVAQAADVVAERSELSEAEQREVARAVGIGAVKYADLSGDRERDYVFDWDRMLAKDGNTSVYLQYAHARIESILAKAGDQSTGAPVTLAEPAERALALTLLRFGEALRSATSAYAPHKLCTYLYETAVTFSRFYEQCPVLAAETPQLRASRVQLATLTSRTLVLGLQLLGIEAPRRL, from the coding sequence GTGCGCAAGCCCGAGGTTAGTGAGGAACTCGCCCGACGCGTGGTGGACGCCCTCCACCGCGCGCTCGACGTCGACATCGCCCCGGCCGACGCGCTCATCACCGTCTCGACCCGCGACGGCGTGGACTACCAGTGCAACCTCGCGATGAGCCTGGGCAAACGCCTCGGCCGCCCACCGCGCGAAGTCGCCGCGGCCATCGTCGAGCACCTCGAGATCACCGACCTCGCCGCACCGCCGGAGATCGCCGGACCTGGCTTCCTCAACTTCGTGCTCCGCCGCGAATGGCTCGAAAGCAGCGTCAACGCACTCGTCAGCGACCCGAGGCTCGGCGTCGAGCCCGCCACGGAACCGCGGCGCATCGCGCTGGACTACAGCAGCCCCAACGTCGCCAAGGAAATGCACGTCGGCCACTTGCGCTCGTCGGTGATCGGCGACGCGATCGTGCGGCTACTGCGCTTCGCCGGCCACGAAGTGCTGCCCCACAACCACCTCGGCGACTGGGGCACCCCGTTCGGCATGCTCATCGAGCACCTGCTCGACGAACCGCCCGCCGGGCCCAGCGGCATCGGCGACCTCAATGAATTCTACCAAGCCGCGCGCCGCAAGTTCGACTCCGATGAAGCGTTCGCCACCCGCTCGCGCGAGCGCGTCGTGAAGCTGCAGAGCGGCGACACCGAGACGCTCGCCACGTGGCAGGGGCTCGTCGACGAATCCACGCGCCACTTCAACGAGGTCTACCACCTGCTCGGCATCACCCTCACTGACGAAGACATCTACGGCGAGAGCTTCTACAACCCCTACCTCGCCAAGGTCGTCGACGAGCTGGAGGCCGACGGGCTCACCGAGCTCAGCGACGGCGCGGTCTGCGTGTTCCCCGAAGGCTTCCACAACCGCGAAGGCGACCGGCTGCCGCTGATCGTGCGCAAGCGCGACGGCGGCTACGGCTACGCGGCCACCGACCTCGCCACCGCGAAGTACTGGACCAGCGAACGCGGCGCCACCGACCTGCTCTACGTCGTCGGCACACCGCAGGCCCAGCACTTCGCGATGCTCTTCGCCGTCTGCCGCGCCGCGGGCTGGCTCGACGGAGTGCACGCCGAGCACATCGGCTTCGGCTCCGTGCTCGGCGCAGACGGCAAAGTGATGCGCACGCGCGCCGGCGAGACGATCAAGCTCGCCGACCTGCTGGGCGAGGCCGTCGCGCAAGCCGCCGACGTCGTCGCCGAACGCAGTGAGCTCAGCGAGGCCGAACAGCGCGAGGTGGCGCGCGCCGTCGGCATCGGCGCGGTGAAGTACGCCGACCTCTCCGGCGACCGTGAGCGCGACTACGTGTTCGACTGGGACCGCATGCTGGCCAAGGACGGCAACACGTCGGTCTACCTGCAGTACGCGCACGCGCGGATCGAGTCGATCCTCGCGAAGGCGGGCGACCAGAGCACTGGCGCGCCGGTCACCCTGGCCGAGCCGGCCGAACGCGCCCTCGCCCTCACCCTGCTGCGATTCGGCGAGGCCCTCCGCTCGGCGACCAGCGCGTACGCGCCGCACAAGCTGTGTACGTACCTCTACGAGACGGCCGTGACGTTCTCCCGCTTCTACGAGCAGTGCCCGGTTCTGGCCGCCGAGACGCCGCAACTGCGGGCCTCGCGAGTGCAGCTGGCCACGCTCACGTCGCGCACGCTCGTGCTCGGCCTGCAACTGCTCGGCATCGAGGCCCCGCGCCGGCTC